TGCCAGTATCGCAAGATTGTTGGATACTCTTCACCGTGATTTCGAAATGCGGCGACATTTCTTCCATGAACCTTACAGTTGTAAGTCGCAGCAGCCTGACACCTCAACTGTAGGGCGACTTCCGGACTATATAACAGTCGGAATCAAATCTCAATTTCTACGGTCATGAAGAAATTTACCCTGGCGTTATTTCTGATAGCGCTTAATCTGACAGCAGCGTTGTGGGCGCGTGCCGAAGGCATTCAACCCGCATCGCAACTTGCTGCGACTGCGACACCCGGACCGATCACAGGTCCGTCAGCGGTTTGCGTCAACCAAACCGGTGTAGCGTATGCCGTAGCGGCATTACCCGGAAGCGTTACCTACGACTGGACACTACCCAGTGGTGCATCCATCGTCTCTGGTGCCGGTACAGCATCAATCGTCGTTGATTTCGGAAGCGATTTCGGCGACATCTGCGTTACGGCCGATGACGGAAGCGGAGCCAGTAGCCCGTCCTGCATCACCACCATCGCAGCTGCCGGACGACCGAATTCTCCGGATTCGATCGTGGGCCCTGTTTACAGCGTATGTCCCGGTCAAGTCGTGACGTATTCCGTCCTGACTCCTGATCCCAATGCTGCTTCGTACGACTGGATCGTTCCACCGACCATGACCATCCTCAGCGGGCAAGGAACTGCTACCATCACGGTAGAAGCGGGTCCCGCTTTCAGCTGGGGGTACTTGCGTGTCTCGGCGAGCAACTGTCGTGGAACCACCGGACAAAAAGTGATCACCGTATTCAATGCACCGACCAAACCAGGCGCTATTTCCGGCCCGCCGACCGGCGCCTGTCCGAACGGTACCTATACGTATTCGATCCAGGCGGTCCCCGGCGCAACCTCGTACACCTGGTTCGCACCGGCAGGTTGTGTCATTGCCTCCCCGGTGACGAGCGGTAACCCGTTGACTACCTCTGTCACCTCCGTGGATATTACTTTCCCGGCAGGTTTTGTGAACGGCTCGATCTACGTGCAATCGAACAGCGGTTGTAACTCTTCCGAGCGACGCGAACTGAAGATCCGTTCTGTACCGGTCAAGCCGGGTGGAATCCGTGGTCCACTCTTTGGCGTCTGTGATATGACGAGCGTAATGTACTATGTCGATTCTGTGCCGGGCGCGGAGTCGTACACCTGGACGTTTACCCCCGGAACTTACACGACGATCAATGGAAACGGGAACGATACCATCTACGTGGATTTCGCTACCGGCTTCACCCAAGCCACGCTCTGCGTGACGGCGAACAATTCCTGTGGTAGTTCAGTGGCTCGTTGTGGAGTGGTATTCGCGCGTCCGCAAACGCCTCGCTTCATCGATGGACCGACCGGCGCATGCAATTCCAATCCGGCGACCAGCATTGCATATTACGAGGTACAACCGATGTTCGGCGCGAACGGATATGACTGGAGTGTACCGCCGGGTGCCAACATCACACTCGGACAAGGAACTACGCGCATTACCGTAGACTTTTTGGGTGCTTCGACCGGAAATGTAAGTGTGCGCGCATTCAACGACTGTGGCATCAGCCCGGCCCGCACGCTGGAAGTGATCGTCAATCCTTGCCGTACTGCTGGTTCTGAGAGCAATACCGAATTCCTGGAGCTGATCGCGTTCCCGAATCCGGCGAAGAATTCCATACAGATCGCCTTCCAATCTACCGTTGCTCAGGATTACGGTTTGAAAGTGGTCGACATCACCGGCCGCGACGTCATGTCGCTGAATCGTTCAAGCTCAATCGGTTCAAACCGTGAACTGTTGGATCTGACCGGCATGAGCCCTGGTATCTACCTCATCTGCCTCAATTCGGCAGGATCGCAGGAGAAAATCCGGGTAATTGTAGAGTAATTACAGAATTTTTGATAAAAAGGGCCTTGGAGGTACAACTTCCAAGGCCCTTTTACTTTTTCTGTTACCGTACAAAACGGTCCATTCACCCCGGAATGTGCGATAAACAGGCCTGAATTATGCTCCGTTTACCAAAGTAAATTGCAGCCCGGCAGGTGCTGAAGGTATTATTGTTCAACAATCAACTAAAAACACCTGTCGATATGAGTATCCGCGAAATGCAAAACCTGATTTACCAACAAGGCAATTTCACTTTTTCCGATGGACGCAAAGACGAGGGGATGGTCATCTCCCGTTACAACATCAAAGAAGCCCGGGTAGAATTCTACTTTATCCCTGCGAAGAACCTCCTGGCATTCGAATCGGCACGCTCGCACCATGACCTGGAAGCTCACAAAAAAATGGGTCAATTGGTGGACGTACAATCGATCGTTACTGCCACTACGATTCACTGAAATCCACAGTCATGCAACGTTTGAGCACTTTCAACCGACTGTTTCTGGTTTTCTTTATCCTGCTGTTCGCCTTCATCATTTGGAAGGTGCCGCATGAACCGAAGCAATCAGAAAGCGGCGGCACGATCTCGACTACGCTTTCGGCGGACGAATGATCCGATCCTGAACAAGCAAAAACGGCAGCCTTATCGGGCTGCCGTTTTCATTTTTCCGGGTTTGATCAGTTGTTCAACATAACCGGCATCACCAGCATGAGCAGGTCTTCGCCCGAACTTTCGGTGCCGGACGGAATCAAAAGTCCTGCACGGTTGGGTGCCGAAAGTTCCATCATCACTTCCTCGCTGTCGAGGTTGGATAACATCTCGACGAGGAAGCGGGCGTTGAATCCGATCTCCATGTCTTCACCCGTGTATTGGCAGCTCAGGCGTTCGTTCGCCTCATTGGCGAAATCAAGGTCCTCCGCACTGATTTGCAACGCGCTCCCCTGGATCTTGAGCCGTACCTGGTGGGTAGTCTTGTTCGAAAAGATCGAGACCCGTCGCACGGATTGAAGGAACTGGATGCGATCGATCGTTAGTTTGTTCGGATTGTCAACCGGAATAACCGCTTCGTAATTCGGATACCGTCCGTCGATCAACCTGCAAATGAGCGAGAAGTTGCCGAACGTGAAGAATGCATTGCTGTCGTTGTAGGCGATGGAGACAGGTTCGTCACCCGTACCCAGAATACCCTTCAAGAGATTGAGCGGCTTCTTTGGCAAAATGAAAGCCCCTTCCTGCTTGGCACGATGGTCAGTACGCCGGTATCGCACCAACTTGTGCGCATCGGTAGCTACAAAGGTGAGACTGTCTTTGGAGAATTGAGAGAACACCCCCGACATCACAGGCCGCAGTTCATCGTTGCCGGTCGCGAAGAGGGTCTTGGCAATGGCCTTCTGCAACAACGAAGCCGGAACTTCGATACTCTTGGCGCCGTCCAAGGCCGGAACTTTCGGGAACTCGTCACCATCGAAACCGGTCAACTTGTATTTTCCGTTGTCGCTGACGATTTCAATCCCTTTCGTCTTATCGTCGATCAGGAAGGTGAGGGGATGTTCGAAAAAGTCTTGAGTGTCTCCAGCAGGATCTTGGCGGGGATGGCGATCTTTCCGGATTGCTTCCCTTCGATCAGGGTGACCTCCGGTGGTCATCGTTGCCTCAAGATCCGAAGCGGAAATGTTCAGGTTGCCTTTCTCAACAATGAAAAGGAAATTGTCCAGGATGGGAAGCGGGTTACTGGAGTTCAAGACTCCGGAGATCTGTTGTAACTGCTTCAGGAGCGTACTGCTCGATACGATGAATTTCATAGGTTCGGAAGGAAACAAAAGGCGAACTACCGTCGCCTTCGACCCACAAACCTACCACATTCCCCGTAAAATCTGAGTTCCTGACAGCGTGATTGCTCCTTAAAATATGAACAAGCGATACTACCTAGAGTAATGCTATGTTGTTAATAAACAGCTATTTACGAGGGCGCGGAAAGGGTTTCTTCCGGACTGTTTATTTCTTTCCTCCTGATAAAAAGTCACTTCTCTTCCGAAGCAGCGGATCAAAGGTGAAATGTTGCAGCACCCACCACTTCAACTGAACAGGATCGGTTGCATAAAAGCGATCTGCATCGTGCTGGAGTGGGTTTCCCAGGGAGTCATGTGTTGCCAGCGCACCGGTTTGAACGGGCATCGGGAACAACCTCAAGCCGTGAACCCGTCCAGCGGTATCGGTGACTTCCAACTCAGCAACCGGCGTCAGTCGGGAGAGTGAATCTTGTTCTTCTTTTCGCATCTTCATCGCTTCTGTCTCGAAGGGTACTTTTCGAAACAGGTAGAGATAGTTCCTGACCGAAGTCGTGTCGGCAATGCCGATCGAAGTTCCATCAAGTGGATCACCGAGAACGAATCCGTTGGATGTACGGCTCAGCGAATACGACCAGTCTGGTCGGGACGGGTAATGCACGCGGACCTTCGTGATCTCTTCCGGTTGCAACGAGTAGATCACTTTGTCGCGCCATTCAAGCGAATTAGCTGTATACCGGGGCTGAGATAACCGTTGAAGCCCGGTAGTTCCACAGATGAATGGCAGGTCAGCGCCTTCTTTCATCATGAAGGTGCCCAGTTGGTCCGCAGTCGGCCCTCCGACATAATACGTCATTACAGGTTGCTCGAATCGCCGGAATAGATCTCGCATTTGACGCCGTCGGCAGCCAACGCTTTCACCACATTGTTGAACCCGGCTTTCGAAACACGGGTCTTGACTTCCCACGCCGGCGATAGCCGTTAACAAACTTTTCAAGAGGTCCTGACGAGCGGGGAATGAATCATTCACCAACCAGGTGGCTCCACCGGCGCGTTCGATGGTAATGGACCTTCCGGTACGATCGGCGAGGAAAATTTTCCGGACACTTCCCGTATCGACTGCGAATCGGAGTTCTTCCTTGTCGATCGTACTGTTCTTATTCGACCATCCGAACCAAACCGCGGTAATCGCTAAAAGGACAGCTGCAAGGAAGAGGTTTTGTTTTTCATGTTTGACCCGCCTTATTTGCGTTGATAACGGCGACGCCGACCGAGGTGGAACAGCCAGCCCGCGATCCAAAGCAGGAGCAAAAGGCACGACATTGGCCCAGCGGATGATCGTTCCCTGCTCGTTCAACTTACCGGCATCCAGCAAACGCAGCCGGAATTCCTTGGCACGAAGTGCGAGCACTCCGGTATCGTCACACAGGTAATCGGCAGCATTCAGGATGAAATTCCGATTGCCGAATTGTTGCTGCGAAAACCGGTCGTATCCGAGCGGATAAATAGCGCCTTTTTTACTTACCTGACTTTCGATCAGATTTCCGTCACCCGCAACGATCATCTTGCTGCTGTCTCCTGCGGCTCGGAAACCGATTCCGGGATCCTTCGCGATCGTGTCCGGTAACCGGTTTTCATAAAGGGAACGAAAGTTACCTTCCAGGAGCAAGACGATCGGCACATGCCGGCGTGGAAAGGTCGCGGGATCCGGCTCCTGTTGCAGGATATTCATGGAGATACGGGCGGGCGGCAACTGCAGACGGCAATACTGACTGCCCGCCAGCAAAACGGTTTTCTTGATCCCGGTTACATCAATGGTGTCGACGGAGGAGAGGGAATTCCGTTTTAACTGCGTTCAGGTTGCGGACGATCGGATGGTTATCCGTGCTTTCCAACAGGGAAAATAATACCAGGGTAGTAATTCCTGCTTGGGTTGATTACCCACTTACCCGGTCACCACCGGGATGGGTGCCGCCTGAAGGTCCATGACCAGATCGGTATTGACGCGAGCTCCGTAGCGGAATAGCTGGTCGTCGAGGTTAAGCTCGTACGGGATTGCCACAGTCGTGCCGGTCTGGCCAAGGCTGTCCATCTCCGCCTGCATGCGATCGATCAGCCATAACACCCGTCCGCCTCGCATGATGAACTGATCGATGACGAACTTGTCCTTCTCGTCAAACGACAGCGTTGGCTTGGCGATGATCAGCAACCGGTGGTCCTTCAGGGCGTCGAGTCGACCACCAATGAAGACGGTATCTACATTGTAATATTCGTTCAACGCGCGCGCTGCGTCGGAAATATGCTTGTTGTCCAATTCGCCGTGACCGCGCAGGAAGCCGATACGCGGGGCTCCGCCGGTGCGGGTGAAGCGACGTAACACTCCCGCGATCTCATACTCCAGGTTTTCGACCGACGTGTTCAACATCTCTTCTGGCGAGCTGCCAAGCCGGCTCTTCAGCAATTGAACGGGAATTTCCTCCCCACCGAAGGAAGCGATCGCGCCGGGGAAAATGATCTTCTGACTACTCCCGCCTTTTTCACGTTCCTCTAAATTGGTTGGGAGCAGACCTTTCCTGGCTAATTGCTTGTAGAGTTCCAGCCGTTTCTTTTCCTCCGGTTCGGCGGAGGGGTCGACGAACTCATATTCGATATTGCCGCCCGCGTAGATCCTGAATTCATCGAGTAATTCCCGGGTAGCATTTCGAAGCCGCCGGAATCCCGGTGGTAGTTCGCCATCGAGGTAGACCTTGAAATAAACCACATCATTCAGCGAGCCGGCCAGTTCGCGTGAAGCATCGCTGATGCTGTATCGCTTTTCAGCGGTCAGATCGATCCGGAAAAAGAGAAAGTTGCCGATGATGTTGACCGAGACCAGGATCACCAGGAGGCGTCGAAGCAGACTATCCTTGCGTTGCGCACGAGCTCATGACCATTTTCTTTTTCCAGGCGTGAAGCGGAGCAGAAGTAGCAGAAGCAGTTGGTCAGGCTGACGAAATAGAGCAAGTCGCGGGAATCCATCACGCCTCGACTCATCGCGGCATAGTGATTGGCGATTCCCAACTGCGACAGGATGTTCTGCAACCGTACAGGAATTCCTAACAAGGCGAATGCGTCGAATCCGGCGTGGAAAGAGTAACAGAGGATCAGCGCGAACAGAACGCGACGACCTGATTGTTCGTTTGCGCCGAGCAAAGATGCCGATTGCCACGAAGCCGGGGACAGGAACAATAATCCGATGCCAGAACCCGCTATGCACACCGTGTCAACATTACCCGGCTGGAACCGCCAAACGGTAGACCGTGGAAGTAGTAGATCGGGGTAGGAATCAACGACAACACCGCCAAGACAAACGCGGCGAGGAACTTTGCGAAGACCAGTGAAATTCGCTCGGGGACGCGTTAGCAGGAGTTCAAGTGTTCCGGGGTCTTCTGCTCTTCGGAAAACATCCGCATGCTGGTCGCCGGGATCGGGAACAGTACAACTAGGGCGCGACGATGAACAAGCCGTCCAGGGCGGCGATCCAGTTATCCGGAATGCTGAAGAAGCATCCGGAAAAATCCACAGGAATATTCCGACCGACAACAGGAAAACGGTCATCACCGGGTACCCGGTCAGGGATCCCAGAAAGCTCGATGGTTCTTTACGAAAGGTGCGTACACGG
The window above is part of the Bacteroidota bacterium genome. Proteins encoded here:
- a CDS encoding T9SS type A sorting domain-containing protein — translated: MKKFTLALFLIALNLTAALWARAEGIQPASQLAATATPGPITGPSAVCVNQTGVAYAVAALPGSVTYDWTLPSGASIVSGAGTASIVVDFGSDFGDICVTADDGSGASSPSCITTIAAAGRPNSPDSIVGPVYSVCPGQVVTYSVLTPDPNAASYDWIVPPTMTILSGQGTATITVEAGPAFSWGYLRVSASNCRGTTGQKVITVFNAPTKPGAISGPPTGACPNGTYTYSIQAVPGATSYTWFAPAGCVIASPVTSGNPLTTSVTSVDITFPAGFVNGSIYVQSNSGCNSSERRELKIRSVPVKPGGIRGPLFGVCDMTSVMYYVDSVPGAESYTWTFTPGTYTTINGNGNDTIYVDFATGFTQATLCVTANNSCGSSVARCGVVFARPQTPRFIDGPTGACNSNPATSIAYYEVQPMFGANGYDWSVPPGANITLGQGTTRITVDFLGASTGNVSVRAFNDCGISPARTLEVIVNPCRTAGSESNTEFLELIAFPNPAKNSIQIAFQSTVAQDYGLKVVDITGRDVMSLNRSSSIGSNRELLDLTGMSPGIYLICLNSAGSQEKIRVIVE
- a CDS encoding Gldg family protein, which translates into the protein MILVSVNIIGNFLFFRIDLTAEKRYSISDASRELAGSLNDVVYFKVYLDGELPPGFRRLRNATRELLDEFRIYAGGNIEYEFVDPSAEPEEKKRLELYKQLARKGLLPTNLEEREKGGSSQKIIFPGAIASFGGEEIPVQLLKSRLGSSPEEMLNTSVENLEYEIAGVLRRFTRTGGAPRIGFLRGHGELDNKHISDAARALNEYYNVDTVFIGGRLDALKDHRLLIIAKPTLSFDEKDKFVIDQFIMRGGRVLWLIDRMQAEMDSLGQTGTTVAIPYELNLDDQLFRYGARVNTDLVMDLQAAPIPVVTG